In Solanum pennellii chromosome 3, SPENNV200, a single window of DNA contains:
- the LOC107012671 gene encoding phosphatidylinositol-glycan biosynthesis class F protein isoform X2 translates to MKTKMKTKMKMMKKKDDQNGGNAILSVSPWKAITLQLICLLGLAIAFWIPNHIYSLDLITHPSQTLRMISVFLAPVLILLYSHLRHDRNQCSYVKAVGRGLLALPAGAVVNALGATILGAPVGFEYFPKTFNWSLLMSILTFVPAACVFGSSWTDWHRIFARTKASESTDYMISLPAHGAVIGAWFGAWPMPLDWESPWQVLEVE, encoded by the exons ATGAAGACGAAGATGAAGAcgaagatgaagatgatgaagaagaaggatgatCAAAATGGCGGAAATGCGATATTGTCCGTATCGCCATGGAAAGCTATTACTCTTCAGCTGATATGCTTACTAGGGTTAGCTATAGCTTTCTGGATACCTAATCATATTTACTCGCTCGATCTCATCACGCATCCATCCCAAACTCTTCGTATGATTTCG GTGTTTCTGGCTCCAGTACTCATTCTACTTTACAGTCACCTTCGACACGATAGGAACCAATGCTCT TACGTCAAAGCTGTAGGACGAGGCTTGTTGGCGCTTCCTGCCG GAGCCGTGGTAAATGCACTCGGAGCTACTATATTAGGAGCACCTGTTGGTTTTGA ATATTTCCCCAAGACCTTTAATTGGTCTCTTCTGATGTCAATACTCACT TTTGTACCAGCGGCTTGTGTTTTTGGCTCATCATGGACTGATTGGCACCGAATATTTGCTAGAACAAA AGCAAGTGAGTCCACAGACTATATGATCAGTCTGCCTGCTCATGGAGCTGTTATTGGAGCATGGTTTGGTGCTTGGCCAATGCCACTTGATTGGGAAAGCCCATGGCAG GTTTTAGAAGTGGAGT GA
- the LOC107012671 gene encoding phosphatidylinositol-glycan biosynthesis class F protein isoform X1, with protein MKTKMKTKMKMMKKKDDQNGGNAILSVSPWKAITLQLICLLGLAIAFWIPNHIYSLDLITHPSQTLRMISVFLAPVLILLYSHLRHDRNQCSYVKAVGRGLLALPAGAVVNALGATILGAPVGFEYFPKTFNWSLLMSILTFVPAACVFGSSWTDWHRIFARTKASESTDYMISLPAHGAVIGAWFGAWPMPLDWESPWQEWPICVTYGAIAGYLVGLVASLGCIIFCKRQQHLKEE; from the exons ATGAAGACGAAGATGAAGAcgaagatgaagatgatgaagaagaaggatgatCAAAATGGCGGAAATGCGATATTGTCCGTATCGCCATGGAAAGCTATTACTCTTCAGCTGATATGCTTACTAGGGTTAGCTATAGCTTTCTGGATACCTAATCATATTTACTCGCTCGATCTCATCACGCATCCATCCCAAACTCTTCGTATGATTTCG GTGTTTCTGGCTCCAGTACTCATTCTACTTTACAGTCACCTTCGACACGATAGGAACCAATGCTCT TACGTCAAAGCTGTAGGACGAGGCTTGTTGGCGCTTCCTGCCG GAGCCGTGGTAAATGCACTCGGAGCTACTATATTAGGAGCACCTGTTGGTTTTGA ATATTTCCCCAAGACCTTTAATTGGTCTCTTCTGATGTCAATACTCACT TTTGTACCAGCGGCTTGTGTTTTTGGCTCATCATGGACTGATTGGCACCGAATATTTGCTAGAACAAA AGCAAGTGAGTCCACAGACTATATGATCAGTCTGCCTGCTCATGGAGCTGTTATTGGAGCATGGTTTGGTGCTTGGCCAATGCCACTTGATTGGGAAAGCCCATGGCAG GAATGGCCTATTTGTGTGACTTATGGAGCTATAGCTGGTTACCTCGTGGGGCTTGTGGCATCCTTGGGCTGCATTATCTTCTGTAAACGCCAGCAGCATCTAAAAGAAGAGTAG
- the LOC107012671 gene encoding uncharacterized protein C1450.15 isoform X3, with protein sequence MKTKMKTKMKMMKKKDDQNGGNAILSVSPWKAITLQLICLLGLAIAFWIPNHIYSLDLITHPSQTLRMISVFLAPVLILLYSHLRHDRNQCSYVKAVGRGLLALPAGAVFVPAACVFGSSWTDWHRIFARTKASESTDYMISLPAHGAVIGAWFGAWPMPLDWESPWQEWPICVTYGAIAGYLVGLVASLGCIIFCKRQQHLKEE encoded by the exons ATGAAGACGAAGATGAAGAcgaagatgaagatgatgaagaagaaggatgatCAAAATGGCGGAAATGCGATATTGTCCGTATCGCCATGGAAAGCTATTACTCTTCAGCTGATATGCTTACTAGGGTTAGCTATAGCTTTCTGGATACCTAATCATATTTACTCGCTCGATCTCATCACGCATCCATCCCAAACTCTTCGTATGATTTCG GTGTTTCTGGCTCCAGTACTCATTCTACTTTACAGTCACCTTCGACACGATAGGAACCAATGCTCT TACGTCAAAGCTGTAGGACGAGGCTTGTTGGCGCTTCCTGCCG GAGCCGTG TTTGTACCAGCGGCTTGTGTTTTTGGCTCATCATGGACTGATTGGCACCGAATATTTGCTAGAACAAA AGCAAGTGAGTCCACAGACTATATGATCAGTCTGCCTGCTCATGGAGCTGTTATTGGAGCATGGTTTGGTGCTTGGCCAATGCCACTTGATTGGGAAAGCCCATGGCAG GAATGGCCTATTTGTGTGACTTATGGAGCTATAGCTGGTTACCTCGTGGGGCTTGTGGCATCCTTGGGCTGCATTATCTTCTGTAAACGCCAGCAGCATCTAAAAGAAGAGTAG
- the LOC107014525 gene encoding uncharacterized protein LOC107014525 isoform X1 — protein MGCDKTENLPDPPSVDAGKKRPEEDLNSRLSMGADKTENLPGSSVNDLSLSASQSGAVDYNGVIQGGFSSGANVTSFPSVSLPAVHPLPGNANEFEVADLMNLNSLHHHQLQPNLMNVRNISPSFYSSSAMSHRMKHNAEINHSNVNNKTPTLNRLMNEGVLSKGFQNPGAAMNFMPMQSSGAGCFEKAGEGTGISQMPGSPFGVGYNVQNATGIGGIGFQNYANINHAPFHTTQGNMDGSFLTLGVGSNMEDRSILRFNSKEVINGVEEAASPQNNNSHIQQTRRNLPSLIHGAPGGITNFQCDSGGFPNSACNSGVHAPDSRISAPPFMYAPDARLNSSNARDLAAVGNADQRLCEPDPLMYAQGGLPPPLLPFSSNSTLPPHLGFGGVAAAPGSAQQFRVLAQPNVNQQSSLYTNMVRNHQSFMGPAILSHGGGRVRQDHLGQQSFVNVLNPWGNNLYPEGMGVQIPGWSGIQSALVNQFPRRPGVQLNDGAISQATREGVLPGTGGIQQTRGGNSYQSQNHGPKMHPTELLNPSFAMGRPQVGSSAELNVSGLPYHAGQGVPISKVDVAPQASNLDGPTSLKRRRPARAPPTAPMRQRRRKLTQHRAPPRPMTIAPVPASSPSLPDLCAKLQARLEEPAQIIAENCKICKRNVMFNPEGPFVRPAIAPPVAVLPCGHVFHDECLQKITPKDQATNPPCIPCVLGDT, from the exons ATGGGATGTGACAAAACAGAGAACCTGCCAGACCCCCCAAGTGTTGATGCGGGAAAGAAGAGACCAGAGGAGGATCTAA ATTCAAGATTATCAATGGGAGCTGACAAAACAGAGAACCTGCCAGGTTCAAGTGTTAATGATCTTTCTCTCAGCGCCAGTCAAAGTGGAGCTGTTGATTATAATGGTGTTATCCAAGGTGGGTTCAGTTCAGGGGCTAATGTCACATCCTTTCCTTCTGTATCTCTGCCTGCAGTCCATCCTCTTCCAGGAAATGCTAATGAGTTTGAGGTGGCCGATTTGATGAATCTCAATTCCTTACATCACCACCAGCTTCAACCGAATCTGATGAATGTAAGAAATATTTCACCCAGCTTTTACAGTTCATCAGCAATGTCACATCGCATGAAACATAATGCAGAGATAAACCATTCAAATGTGAATAACAAAACACCGACCTTGAATAGACTCATGAATGAAGGTGTCTTGTCCAAGGGCTTCCAGAATCCTGGGGCAGCTATGAATTTTATGCCTATGCAAAGCAGTGGAGCTGGATGTTTTGAGAAGGCTGGGGAAGGAACAGGTATTAGTCAAATGCCTGGAAGCCCTTTTGGAGTAGGGTATAATGTGCAGAATGCTACAGGTATTGGCGGAATAGGGTTTCAAAATTATGCCAACATCAATCATGCTCCTTTTCATACAACACAAGGGAACATGGATGGTAGTTTCCTGACCCTTGGAGTGGGAAGTAATATGGAGGATAGATCAATTCTTAGATTCAACAGCAAAGAGGTCATCAACGGAGTGGAGGAAGCTGCTTCACCACAAAATAACAATTCCCATATCCAACAAACAAGAAGAAATCTTCCAAGTTTAATTCATGGTGCTCCTGGTGGTATCACAAATTTCCAGTGTGATAGTGGTGGTTTCCCAAATTCTGCCTGTAATTCGGGTGTACATGCTCCTGACTCTAGAATCAGTGCACCTCCATTTATGTACGCACCAGATGCGAGACTTAACTCATCTAATGCCAGAGATTTAGCTGCTGTTGGTAATGCTGATCAAAGACTTTGTGAACCTGATCCTCTGATGTATGCCCAAGGTGGTTTGCCTCCTCCTCTATTGCCATTTAGCAGCAATTCAACTTTACCCCCTCATCTTGGATTTGGTGGAGTGGCAGCAGCTCCTGGATCTGCTCAACAGTTTAGGGTATTAGCTCAACCAAATGTTAATCAGCAGAGCAGCCTGTACACAAACATGGTCAGGAATCATCAATCTTTCATGGGACCTGCTATTCTCAGTCATGGTGGCGGCAGAGTGAGGCAAGACCATTTAG GTCAGCAATCTTTTGTCAATGTTCTGAATCCTTGGGGGAATAACCTATATCCTGAAGGAATGGGAGTTCAAATTCCTGGATGGAGTGGCATCCAATCTGCCCTTGTCAATCAATTTCCCAGGAGGCCAGGTGTCCAGCTCAATGACGGGGCTATTTCTCAAGCAACTCGAGAGGGTGTTCTTCCTGGCACGGGCGGCATCCAGCAAACTAGAGGGG GTAACTCGTATCAGTCTCAAAATCATGGACCTAAAATGCACCCTACTGAACTTCTTAACCCCTCTTTTGCAATGG GTCGGCCTCAAGTTGGTTCATCTGCAGAGTTAAATGTTAGTGGACTCCCATATCATGCTG GTCAAGGCGTTCCAATATCAAAGGTTGATGTGGCCCCTCAGGCTTCAAATCTTGATGGTCCCACTTCCCTCAAAAGAAGAAGACCGGCTAGAGCCCCTCCAACTGCTCCGATGCGTCAGCGGAGGAGAAAATTGACTCAACATAGAGCACCTCCGAGGCCGATGACTATTGCTCCAGTTCCTGCATCTTCTCCTTCTCTTCCTGATCTCTGTGCAAAGTTGCAAG CAAGGTTGGAGGAACCAGCTCAAATCATTGCAGAGAACTGCAAAATATGCAAGAGGAATGTGATGTTCAATCCTGAAGGCCCTTTTGTTCGTCCTGCTATAGCGCCACCCGTTGCTGTTCTTCCCTGTGGACATGTATTTCATGACGAGTGCCTGCAGAAAATCACGCCAAAAGACCAAGCAACAAATCCTCCTTGCATACCTTGCGTTCTAGGTGATACATAA
- the LOC107014525 gene encoding uncharacterized protein LOC107014525 isoform X2 — protein MGCDKTENLPDPPSVDAGKKRPEEDLNSRLSMGADKTENLPGSSVNDLSLSASQSGAVDYNGVIQGGFSSGANVTSFPSVSLPAVHPLPGNANEFEVADLMNLNSLHHHQLQPNLMNVRNISPSFYSSSAMSHRMKHNAEINHSNVNNKTPTLNRLMNEGVLSKGFQNPGAAMNFMPMQSSGAGCFEKAGEGTGISQMPGSPFGVGYNVQNATGIGGIGFQNYANINHAPFHTTQGNMDGSFLTLGVGSNMEDRSILRFNSKEVINGVEEAASPQNNNSHIQQTRRNLPSLIHGAPGGITNFQCDSGGFPNSACNSGVHAPDSRISAPPFMYAPDARLNSSNARDLAAVGNADQRLCEPDPLMYAQGGLPPPLLPFSSNSTLPPHLGFGGVAAAPGSAQQFRVLAQPNVNQQSSLYTNMVRNHQSFMGPAILSHGGGRVRQDHLGQQSFVNVLNPWGNNLYPEGMGVQIPGWSGIQSALVNQFPRRPGVQLNDGAISQATREGVLPGTGGIQQTRGGRPQVGSSAELNVSGLPYHAGQGVPISKVDVAPQASNLDGPTSLKRRRPARAPPTAPMRQRRRKLTQHRAPPRPMTIAPVPASSPSLPDLCAKLQARLEEPAQIIAENCKICKRNVMFNPEGPFVRPAIAPPVAVLPCGHVFHDECLQKITPKDQATNPPCIPCVLGDT, from the exons ATGGGATGTGACAAAACAGAGAACCTGCCAGACCCCCCAAGTGTTGATGCGGGAAAGAAGAGACCAGAGGAGGATCTAA ATTCAAGATTATCAATGGGAGCTGACAAAACAGAGAACCTGCCAGGTTCAAGTGTTAATGATCTTTCTCTCAGCGCCAGTCAAAGTGGAGCTGTTGATTATAATGGTGTTATCCAAGGTGGGTTCAGTTCAGGGGCTAATGTCACATCCTTTCCTTCTGTATCTCTGCCTGCAGTCCATCCTCTTCCAGGAAATGCTAATGAGTTTGAGGTGGCCGATTTGATGAATCTCAATTCCTTACATCACCACCAGCTTCAACCGAATCTGATGAATGTAAGAAATATTTCACCCAGCTTTTACAGTTCATCAGCAATGTCACATCGCATGAAACATAATGCAGAGATAAACCATTCAAATGTGAATAACAAAACACCGACCTTGAATAGACTCATGAATGAAGGTGTCTTGTCCAAGGGCTTCCAGAATCCTGGGGCAGCTATGAATTTTATGCCTATGCAAAGCAGTGGAGCTGGATGTTTTGAGAAGGCTGGGGAAGGAACAGGTATTAGTCAAATGCCTGGAAGCCCTTTTGGAGTAGGGTATAATGTGCAGAATGCTACAGGTATTGGCGGAATAGGGTTTCAAAATTATGCCAACATCAATCATGCTCCTTTTCATACAACACAAGGGAACATGGATGGTAGTTTCCTGACCCTTGGAGTGGGAAGTAATATGGAGGATAGATCAATTCTTAGATTCAACAGCAAAGAGGTCATCAACGGAGTGGAGGAAGCTGCTTCACCACAAAATAACAATTCCCATATCCAACAAACAAGAAGAAATCTTCCAAGTTTAATTCATGGTGCTCCTGGTGGTATCACAAATTTCCAGTGTGATAGTGGTGGTTTCCCAAATTCTGCCTGTAATTCGGGTGTACATGCTCCTGACTCTAGAATCAGTGCACCTCCATTTATGTACGCACCAGATGCGAGACTTAACTCATCTAATGCCAGAGATTTAGCTGCTGTTGGTAATGCTGATCAAAGACTTTGTGAACCTGATCCTCTGATGTATGCCCAAGGTGGTTTGCCTCCTCCTCTATTGCCATTTAGCAGCAATTCAACTTTACCCCCTCATCTTGGATTTGGTGGAGTGGCAGCAGCTCCTGGATCTGCTCAACAGTTTAGGGTATTAGCTCAACCAAATGTTAATCAGCAGAGCAGCCTGTACACAAACATGGTCAGGAATCATCAATCTTTCATGGGACCTGCTATTCTCAGTCATGGTGGCGGCAGAGTGAGGCAAGACCATTTAG GTCAGCAATCTTTTGTCAATGTTCTGAATCCTTGGGGGAATAACCTATATCCTGAAGGAATGGGAGTTCAAATTCCTGGATGGAGTGGCATCCAATCTGCCCTTGTCAATCAATTTCCCAGGAGGCCAGGTGTCCAGCTCAATGACGGGGCTATTTCTCAAGCAACTCGAGAGGGTGTTCTTCCTGGCACGGGCGGCATCCAGCAAACTAGAGGGG GTCGGCCTCAAGTTGGTTCATCTGCAGAGTTAAATGTTAGTGGACTCCCATATCATGCTG GTCAAGGCGTTCCAATATCAAAGGTTGATGTGGCCCCTCAGGCTTCAAATCTTGATGGTCCCACTTCCCTCAAAAGAAGAAGACCGGCTAGAGCCCCTCCAACTGCTCCGATGCGTCAGCGGAGGAGAAAATTGACTCAACATAGAGCACCTCCGAGGCCGATGACTATTGCTCCAGTTCCTGCATCTTCTCCTTCTCTTCCTGATCTCTGTGCAAAGTTGCAAG CAAGGTTGGAGGAACCAGCTCAAATCATTGCAGAGAACTGCAAAATATGCAAGAGGAATGTGATGTTCAATCCTGAAGGCCCTTTTGTTCGTCCTGCTATAGCGCCACCCGTTGCTGTTCTTCCCTGTGGACATGTATTTCATGACGAGTGCCTGCAGAAAATCACGCCAAAAGACCAAGCAACAAATCCTCCTTGCATACCTTGCGTTCTAGGTGATACATAA